DNA from Candidatus Caccoplasma merdavium:
GATGTTCGATGTCGAAGACGCCCGTCCCTATGCCGAGAATATCGACGGACGCGATCTTATCCTCCCTGTGGAGAAATACGGCGTAAAGCTCCTCTCGATAGGCTTCTTTGTAAATCCCGAGAGTGCCGTCGTGTGGCGGGGCGGAATGGCCAGCAACGCGCTGAAACAACTCATCGCCGATGCCGCGTGGGGCGACCTCGACTATTTTGTGCTCGACCTGCCCCCGGGAACGAGCGACATTCATCTCACCCTCATACAGACCTTGGCCATCACCGGGGCGATTGTGGTCTCCACTCCCCAACAAGTGGCGCTGGCCGATGCCCGCAAGGGTATCGACATGTTTACCAACGAGAAGGTGAACGTGCCGGTGCTGGGGTTGGTCGAGAATATGTCGTGGTTTACACCGGCCGAACTGCCCGAGAACCGCTATTACCTCTTCGGAAAGGAAGGGGCAAAGCATTTGGCCGAGGAGATGAATATTCCCCTGCTTGGCCAGATTCCCATCGTGCAGAGCATCTGCGAGGGGGGAGACGACGGCCGGCCCGTGGCTCTCGACGAGAATACGGTTACCGGGCAGGCTTTTGCCGAGTTGGCCCGGGCTGTGGTCGAGGCCGTGGATCGTCGCAACGAATCATTGCCTCCGACGCAGATTGTCGAGACCCACAAGTCGTAGTTTTGTTTTGAGGGTCATCCCTCTGACGGGAGGGAGTGCCAAAAGAAAAAAGCGGCCAGCCTTTTGCAGGGCTGGCCGCTTCGTTTTATCGGAGGGGTGAATTAGCGGGGAAGCGTGCGTATTTTGAGTTTGGCATAGGCGCGTTCGGCTTTGGCCAATGCCTCTTCGACCGTGTCGGCAGACGCCAGAATCACACCCAGGCGGCGGTGCCCCTTGACTTCGGCCTTGCCGAATATGCGTATTTGCACGTCGGGTTCGCTCAATACCTCTTCGAGGTTGTCGAACTCGACCTTGTCGGTATCGCCTTCGACGACGATGGCCTTGGAGGCCGACGGGGCGTGGAAGCGGATTCCCGGGACGGGGAGTCCCAGCACGGCGCGGGCGTGGAGGGCAAACTCCGACAGGTCTTGCGAAATCATCGTTACCATGCCCGTATCGTGCGGACGGGGCGATACTTCGCTGAATATCACTTCGTCGCCGCAGATAAACATCTCCACACCGAAGATGCCCCAGCCACCCAGTGCGGCCGTGATTTTACCGGCAATCTCTTCGGCGGCTTTCAGGGCTTTCTCGCTCATGGCTTGCGGTTGCCACGATTCGCGGTAGTCGCCGTCGACCTGGTGGTGTCCGATGGGTTTGAGGAAGGTGGTGCCACCGATGTGGCGCACGGTGAGGAGGGTTATCTCGTAGTCGAAATTGACAAAGCCTTCGACGATGACGCGTCCGGCTCCGGCGCGTCCGCCTTCTTGGGCGTAGTGCCAGGCGTGGTCGATGTCGGCTTGGGTGCGTATGACGCTTTGGCCGTGGCCCGACGAGCTCATGATGGGTTTTACGACGCAGGGCATGCCTATTTCGGCCACGGCGGCCTCAAATTCTTCCCGGGTCGAGGCGAAGCGGTAGGGCGAGGTTTTCAGCCCCAGTTCTTCGGCGGCGAGGCGGCGTATGCCTTCGCGGTTCATGGTGAGGAAGGTCGCTTTGGCCGTGGGGGTGACGTTGTAGCCCTCTTTTTCGAGTTCTACGAGGGTGGGGGTGGCGATGGCCTCGACCTCGGGTATGATGTGGTCGGGTTTCTCTTTTTCGATGATTTCGCGCAGCTTGGCTCCGTCGAGCATCGACAGCACATAGGAGCGGTGAGCCACTTGCATGGCGGGGGCGTTGGGGTATTTGTCGAGGGCAACGACTTCCACACCATAGCGTTGTAGTTCGATGGCGACCTCTTTGCCGAGTTCGCCCGAACCGCATAGGACGACTTTGGTTCCGATTTCTGAAAGGGCAGTTCCGAGTTTAGTCATAGTGTAAGGGTTTTGGAGGTAGGAAGAAGAGAAAATCGGAAACGCCTGTCTCCGATTTTCCGTGTATGTGAGATTACTTGCGGGTGATGCGGAACCAGTCTGTTTCGAGCCAGCCGCTGTCGTTGCTCTTCCACGGACGGGTGCAGAAGAGGCCGACCTTGGCGCCAATCCATTTGCCTACCTGGGCGGTGAAGGCTTTGCCGACAGGCTCATATTTCTTGCCGTCGAGGCTGTAATAGAAAGTGCATACGCACTTGTAGTCTCCTTTTTGGGTCGGTTTTTTGGCTCCGGCCTGTTCGAACTTCACGCGCAGGTAGAGCTCATCGCTGTCGAGTTTGATGGCGGCATTCTCTTTTTCGATGCCCCCTTTGTCGGCTTTCTTGCAGTCGGCTTGCACGAGGTAGAGGCCGTCGGCCCGGCTGTCGAGAGCCAGCACGGCGTAGTCGAGGCCCATGACCACGAGTCCGGCGCGTTCGCCTTCAACCGTTTTCCCTTTGTTCTTGCGGGGCACGAATTTTACTTTCGTGGTGGCCGTGAAGTTTTCGGTGGGGAGTTTTTGCAACAGCAGGTTGGGAACGTCATAGAGGCTCTTCATGTCGGGGGTGTAGTGCGAGAAGAGGCGTAGTTGTGAGGCGGCGGCATCGCAGAAGTACCACAAGGCATTGGGGTTGCCGTGCCATTGCCATTGCAGGCCGAGGTCCACACTGTCGAACTCGTCGCTTTCGGCGGGGGTGGCTTTCGGGTAGGTCTTGCCTACGTTGGGTTTTTTATAGGTGCTGACCGGTTCGCCGCAGCCGTCGCCGTCTTTGTCGACACCGATGACGGGCCAGCCGTTTTCGAGCCATACCATGGGTTGCAGATGCACGACGCGACCGTAAGCGCCTTTGTCTTGGAAGTGCAGGAACCAGTGTTCCTTGCCGTCGGGGGTGTCGACCCAACCACCTTGGTGCGGGCCGTTGACGTCGGTGTTGCCTTGTGCCATGACGGTGCGGGTTTCATAAGGTCCCCACACGTTTTTGGAACGGAGCACCACCTGCCAACCCGTGGCTACGCCGCCGGCGGGCGAGAAGATGTAGTAGTAGCCGTCGCGTTTATACATTTTGGCCCCTTCGATGGTCTCGTTGCCGATGTGTCCGTCATAGATGACGCGGTCGGACCCGATGGTGGCGGTGCCGTCGGGAGTCATCTCTATCATGCCGATGATACTCTTCACACCGGCGCGGCTACCGGCATAGCCATGGGCAATGTAGGCGCGGCCGTCTTCGTCCCAGAAGGGGCAGGGGTCGATGAGCCCTACTGCGGGGTGAATGAGTATGGGGTCGTCCCAGCGTCCGGCCGGGTCTTTGGTCTTAATCATGTAGATGCCCCGGTCAGGGTCGCCATAGCATACATAGAATTCTCCGTTGTGGTAGCGTATGCTGGGAGCCCACACGCCGTTGCCGTGCTGGGGCTTGGAGAAGTCTTCTTCGGGGGTGAGCCGTTCGGCGGCATAACCGATGAGGGTCCAGTTGACGAGGTCTTTGGAGTGCAGGATTTGCAGGGCCGGTATGCAGTTGAAGCTCGATGAGGTCATGTAGTAGTCGTCGCCGACCCGGCAAACGTCGGGGTCGGAGTAGTCTGCGTTGATAATCGGGTTTTTGTATTTTCCGTTACCGAGGTCGGGAACCCATACTTCCGAGATGTTTTGGGCCGCGAGCTCGCCGGCCAGGAGCAGGAGGGCTGCAATGAGGCTGTTTTTTTTCATGGGAGTTTGTTTAGATGTGTTTATATGAGAGATTTGTTTTATCGGTTTTGCCACCAGTCGCCGCCGAGGACGTTCTCGCGGGTGTATTTGCGGGCTTCTTTCTTGGAGAGTTGGCGGCACCAGTCTACTCTTTTCTCGATGCCGGCACCTTCGCCGCTGTTGTGGTATTCGGCATAGCGGGCGGTCTTTTCGTTCTCGGGGTTACGCCAGTTTTCCCAGCCTTCGTAACGGATATGCTTGCCGAGGTCGCACTCCATGAAGACAACGGCGGCGTAGGCTCGCCACGGACGTCCGAGGTAGACTTTGTTTACGTCGTTCTCGGCGGTGAGGGTGCAGTTGTGGAAGACATAGCCGAAGGGACTCTCGGCGGCCGTGGAGGCGGCTGTGATGTAAGAGTTCTGCTTGCTGTGTATCTGGCAGTTCTCAAACCAGCAGATGGCCGGGCCGAAGATGAAGTCGGTCGTGCCGTCGATGTAGCAGTTCTCAAAGTAGACGTGGCTCTTCTCGTCACCGGTGAAGAGCGTGTCCTGGTTGCCTTTGAGGCGGCAGTTGCGTACGATGATTTGGTCGCCTTCGGTGTGCAGGGCTACGGCCTGTCCCACACGCCCGGCGTTGTTTTCGATGGTGAGATTTTCGAGGGTGATGCGATGGCCGGCCACCAGCATCGTGTGGGTGCGGAAGGTTCCCATTTTGGTGATGCTGTCTCCGAAGTAGACAATTTCTTTGCCGGCGTAGTCGCCAAAGGTGATGATGGTGCTGTCGGCGCTTTCTCCGGTGAGGGTGATGTCGCATTTCCAGGTGGGAATGATGACTTTCTCGTTATAGGTGCCGTTCTTGATAAAGACGGTGATGGGTATGGGGGTGTAGTCGCGTATGGCGTATATGGCTTCTTGTATGGAGGTGTAGTCGCCGCTGCCGTCTTGGGCCACGATGAGGCGTTGCTTGGGGCCTTGGGCTGCCGAGATGAAGGTGCAGGCAAGGAAAAAGAAGAGGAAAAATTTCATTCGGTTTTTCATGATGCGAATTTTTATAATTTGGGGTCTAAGATACGCTTTTTTTTTCTTTGAGAGGTGTCTCTTTGATGCAAAACAGGGGGACTTTTTGGTTTTTATGGAAAAAAAATCGGTGACGCGCATTTCCTCGCATCACCGATTTTTTGTTGTATGCCAGATAAATTCTTATCTGATGAGCGATACTTCCAAGTCGTTCTCGACTTCGGAGGTAGAAATTTTGTCTTCGCGAGACAGCCAACCCAAAGCTGCAAAAATTTGTTTATCTTTCAGTTTGGTCGCTTTTTTCAAATCTTTTACGGTCATGGGACCTTTTTCGTTCAGTGCATTCCACACCAAACCGGCATTCATGCCAATTTCTTCTCTTTTCATAATCAGTAAAAAATTTATTCTAGTTATAGAATATGCCGCAAAGGTATGAATTTATTTTTAAAACAATAAAAAAATAGAAGCTATTTCATGAAAATTTGAAACAGCTTCTATCTGATAATGGGTTTTTTTATCGTCAGTTTTTATTCATTATCCGGTTTTAGTCGTTCATTTCGATGCAGAGCATGATAAACGGGGCGACACCTTTGGGGTCGTTGTCGCGAATCACTTCGTTGATGTAGTATTCGAACGAACCGTCGCGGTAGGGTTTGCCGCCCAAGCCGGCTACACCGCATACGCGGGTGAGCGAGACGAGACCTTTTTCATCGACTTTGATGAAGTTGTCGAGAATACCTTGATAGGCTTTCTTGGCCATTTCGAGGGTCGAAGGGTCGAGGTAGCCTTTGCGCACGCCTTTGGCAATGGCATAGGCATACATGGGTGTGCACGACATTTCGAGGTAGTTGCCTTCACGGCCGGTTTGGTCGATGACCTGGCACCAGGCTCCGGTTTGCGGGTCTTGGTATTTGGCCAGATTTTTCACGATGCCTTGCAAGATGGTGATTATTTTGTCGCGACCCGGTTGGTCTTGGGGCAGATAGTCGAGGGCATCGACGATGGCCATCATGTACCAGCCGAGGGCGCGTCCCCATACATGAGCCGAGCGGCCGCTCTTGTCCGACCAGGGCAGTGCCTTGATTTCGTCCCAGGCGTGACGGTAGAGGCCGGTCTCCTTGTCGTAGGTGCGTTTGGCGACAAGGAGGAACTGGTTGACGATGTCGGCATAGGCAGCTTCGTTATCGGCATCGAACGTGGCGGTGTATTGTGCATAGTAGGGTTCTCCCATGTAGATGCCGTCGAGCCACATCTGGAACGGATAGACGCGTTTGTGCCAGAATCCGCCTTCGGAGGTGCGGGGTTGTGATGCCAGTTGCGAGCGCAGGGTGTCCATGGCGATTTTGTAGCGGGGGTCTTGCTCGCGTTCATAGAGTCGGAAGAGTATCTTGCCGGGATTGACGTGGTCGAGGTTGTAGTTGCTTTTCTTGTACCCGTAGATGATGCCTTTCTCGTTGATGATGGTGTCGGCAAATTCTTTGACATAGGTGTAGAAAGGCGCTACGATTTTGGCGTATTTCTTGTTGTCGATGTAGTGGTCATGGACGTCGAGGAACGATTGGCATTCGAGGCCGTGGCAGTAGTTCCATTTCAGCCCTTTGCTGAAATCGAGCATCCACCCTTCGGGGTTGCGGATTATCTCCGATTGCGTCATGCGTATCGACATGGGCAGGTCGGGGTCTACTTCGAATTTCTGTTTTTTCTTGGCGTCGATGCTGCCGCAGCAGCCGATGGCCAAGGCTGTGAAAAGTACGATTTTAAAGGTCTTTTTCATAAGCTCTTAGGGTTTTGTGTATTTTATGGTGATGATTTCGTGGTCGGCTTTTATTTGCAAGAGGTAGAGACCTGCGGGTAAAGCGTGTGTTGCCAGCTTTTGGCTATGTGCGCCGGCCGGCTGGTTTTTCAAGACGATATTGTCGTGTCTCCTCCCGGCCGGGTCGATGAGTGTCATCTCTACGTCGCTCTGTCGGGGAAGGAGGTAATGCACCTCGGCTTCGCCTCTGCCCGGTAACAGCCGGGCCGAGAGCGTCTGTGCGGGAGTGTTGTTCACGGCGGAGGGCTGCTCCTCGTTTTCGATGCGGTCCATCTCGATGCAGAGGAGGATAAAGGGCCCGACTCCTTTGGGGTCGTTGTCGATTGTCTTGGTCTGGTTCACATAGTAGTCATAGGAGCCGTCGCGGTCGCTGCTCAGTCCTGCGACGGAGCAGATTTGGTGCAGCAGGGTTTTCCCCTCGGCGTCGAAGGAGAGGTAGTGCTCGCAGATGCCCTGATAGGCTCTCTCGGCAACGGGCAGAAGCGTGTCGTCGAGGTATCCCAACCGCACGCCCTTGGCAATGGAGTAGGCAAACATGGCGGTGCAGGAGATTTCCTGATAGTTGTCGGTACTGTCGGGGTAATCGACGACTTGGTACCAGGCTCCCGTTTCAGGGTCCTGATAAGCCGGCAGTCTGTCGAAGATGCCTTGCAGGATTGTAAGCAGAGATTCCCGGTCGGGGGTGTCGTCGGGGAGTATTTCGAGCACGTCGACCAGTGCCATGGTGTACCAGCCGAGGGCGCGTCCCCACACATGCTGCGACTGCCCGGTGGTCTTGTCGGCCCATATTTGCGCCCGTTTCTCGTCCCAGCCGTGGCGGTAGAGGCCGCTATGGTCGTCGAGGGTGTGTTGTGCCACGAGGTTGAACTGTTTGATGACGTCGGCATAGGAAGCTGCCGGGTCGTCTTCGAAGTCCCGGGCATATCGGGCATAGTAGGGTGTCCCCATGTAGAGGCCGTCGAGCCACATTTGGTAGGGGTAGTTCTGTTTATGCCAGAAACCGTCGTCCGAAGTGCGGGGTTGGTTTTTCAACTGCTTGCGCAGGGTCTTCATGGCGGTGAGATAACGGGCGTCGCCGGTCTCTTCGTAGAGGCGGAACAGGTTCTTGCCGGGGTTTACATGGTCGAGCGAGTAGTTGCGCTCTTTGTAGTTGTAGATGGTGCCCTGGCTGTTGATGGTTGCCTCGTAGTATCCCTTGGCATAGGTGTAGAGGTCGCTGCAATCGAGCGTGTCGCCGTGGTAGTAGTCATAGGCGGCGAAGATGGCTTGGCACAGCAGTCCGTGGGTGTAGTTCCATTTGAGGCTGGTGTTGCCGTCGATGGTCTTGTAGTCGGGGTGGCGCAGCATCTCAGAGCGGCTCATGCGCACGGCCATCGGCAGGTCGGTGTCGATGGCCCTGTTCTCGGCTCGGGCCGATGACGCAAAACCCATTATCATCGCCATGGCAGCGATGATAATGGGCGCGTATGGAGAGAGTAAGGTATGTCGTTTCATGCCATGGGGAATGAGCGATACTGATTATTTGGCTTCCTTTTGGGGATTCCAGCCGTCATTCCCGCCCAATACGTCTTCGATGGCGTAACGGGAGGCTTCTTTGCGACTCAGTTGGTGCGACCAGGTTACGCGGCCTTCGGTGTCGGCTCCTGCTCCTTTGTTTTTGTATTCGCAGTAGCGGGCGGTCTCTTCGTTGGAGGCTTTGCCCCAGTTGTGCCACCCTTCGGGACGAATGTGGCTGCCCATGTCGCAATGGGTGAAGAGCACGGCGGCGTAGGGTCGCCACGGACGGCCCAGGTAGACGCGGTCTACGCCTTCGTCGGCAGTGAGACGGCAGTCATGGAACACATAGCCGTAGGCGATGTGTTCGGGTGTGGCGGCGGCTGTGATGTAGGAGTTTTGTTTGCTGTGTATCGTGCACTCTTCGAACCAGGCCGTGCCTTTGCCAAAGATGAAGTCTGTGGTGCCTTCGATGTAGCAGTTCTCGTAGTATTGACGGGTGCCTTCACCGTAGGTGTAGAGGGTGTCCTGGAATCCTTTCATCTTGCAGTTCTTGAAGACCGATTTGTCGCTGGCCACAAAGAGGGCGACGGCTTGTCCCACGGGGCCGGCGCTGTTCTCGAAGGTGACGTTCTCGGCCTTGAATCCGTCGCCGTAGACATAGAACGAGGCCGAGCCTGAGGTGCCGATGTTGTCGCCGAATTCGTTTTTCTTGGAGGCGTAATCGTCATAGGTGAAGACCACTTTGTCGACATCTTCGCCGATGATGTGAATGTTGGTGCGGTTGCCGGGCACGGTGATTTTCTCTTTATACACGCCGTTGCGCACATAGATGGTTATCGGCCGTTTGCTGAATGTGGGGGCGGCGTCGATGGCGCGTTGCAGTGTGAAGAAGTCGCCGCTGCCGTCTTGGGCCACGACGTAGTCGTAACGGCGGATATAGGGGGCGAGTTTGGGTATTTTCTTCTCGATGGAGTCGACGGCCATGCCGGCTACGATGCGGGCGCCTTTCACTTTGAGGTGGGTGTCGTCTTTCCGTCCGTCAGGAATGGCGGGGCAGGTGCCGGGAGCCACCCACATGAAAAGCTCCTTGGAGGCGTCGTCGCCGAGGTTGTTGACGAGGGTTTCGGTGCTGTTGTTGAGGTCGATGCACACGACTTTCATTTCGGCGGCGACCTCTTTGCAGGCCGTGATGTAACGCCCGTGGGTGTCGACGAGTTTCCCGTCGTCACCAAACTTGCGGCGGATTATCGAGGTGAAGAGTACCGGTATGGCGCCTTTTTCTCGGGTTTGGTTGATGTAGAAACGCAGGTTGTTCTTGTAGGCGGTATCGGGGTCGGAGTAGCGGTCGGGCTTTTTCTTCTGGTCGTTGTGCCCGAATTGTATGAAGACGTAATCGCCTTTTTTCAACTGGTCATATACGGCGCCCCACCGGCTCATGAAGCTGAGTGAACTGCGGCCGTTCACGGCATGGTTGTCGATTTTTATTTCGGGCGAGAAGAATCCCGGGAGCACATGTCCCCAGCCCCGCTCGGGGTTTCCTCCGACAAGCGATTTGTTCGACATGGTTGAGTCTCCAATCATGTAGATGACCGGTTTTTGTTTGTTTGACAAAGCCATGAATGCGGCAATCAAGCAAACGCCAAACAGATATAAAATGATGCGTTTCATGGTGAAATAATTGTTTTTTTTATGATTGAATGCGACAAAAATAATAAAAATATATCGAAATCGGGATTTGATGGCGATAATTGCTCTTCACCTCTCTTTTTCTCGGAGCGGGGAGGTTTAGGGAATTCGGAGGGTTTGACCCGGTTTCAGTTTGTTTGA
Protein-coding regions in this window:
- a CDS encoding Mrp/NBP35 family ATP-binding protein, with product MAIYPKLILDALATVRYPGNGKDLVAAGMVEDDIRIEGNKVSFSLIFERANDPFQKSVVKAAETAILTYVGEEVDIKGNIRVKSRQAQAPAPGKLLPQVKNIIAVSSGKGGVGKSTVSANLAVALARQGYKVGLLDADIFGPSMPKMFDVEDARPYAENIDGRDLILPVEKYGVKLLSIGFFVNPESAVVWRGGMASNALKQLIADAAWGDLDYFVLDLPPGTSDIHLTLIQTLAITGAIVVSTPQQVALADARKGIDMFTNEKVNVPVLGLVENMSWFTPAELPENRYYLFGKEGAKHLAEEMNIPLLGQIPIVQSICEGGDDGRPVALDENTVTGQAFAELARAVVEAVDRRNESLPPTQIVETHKS
- the purT gene encoding formate-dependent phosphoribosylglycinamide formyltransferase, yielding MTKLGTALSEIGTKVVLCGSGELGKEVAIELQRYGVEVVALDKYPNAPAMQVAHRSYVLSMLDGAKLREIIEKEKPDHIIPEVEAIATPTLVELEKEGYNVTPTAKATFLTMNREGIRRLAAEELGLKTSPYRFASTREEFEAAVAEIGMPCVVKPIMSSSGHGQSVIRTQADIDHAWHYAQEGGRAGAGRVIVEGFVNFDYEITLLTVRHIGGTTFLKPIGHHQVDGDYRESWQPQAMSEKALKAAEEIAGKITAALGGWGIFGVEMFICGDEVIFSEVSPRPHDTGMVTMISQDLSEFALHARAVLGLPVPGIRFHAPSASKAIVVEGDTDKVEFDNLEEVLSEPDVQIRIFGKAEVKGHRRLGVILASADTVEEALAKAERAYAKLKIRTLPR
- a CDS encoding glycoside hydrolase 43 family protein, translating into MKKNSLIAALLLLAGELAAQNISEVWVPDLGNGKYKNPIINADYSDPDVCRVGDDYYMTSSSFNCIPALQILHSKDLVNWTLIGYAAERLTPEEDFSKPQHGNGVWAPSIRYHNGEFYVCYGDPDRGIYMIKTKDPAGRWDDPILIHPAVGLIDPCPFWDEDGRAYIAHGYAGSRAGVKSIIGMIEMTPDGTATIGSDRVIYDGHIGNETIEGAKMYKRDGYYYIFSPAGGVATGWQVVLRSKNVWGPYETRTVMAQGNTDVNGPHQGGWVDTPDGKEHWFLHFQDKGAYGRVVHLQPMVWLENGWPVIGVDKDGDGCGEPVSTYKKPNVGKTYPKATPAESDEFDSVDLGLQWQWHGNPNALWYFCDAAASQLRLFSHYTPDMKSLYDVPNLLLQKLPTENFTATTKVKFVPRKNKGKTVEGERAGLVVMGLDYAVLALDSRADGLYLVQADCKKADKGGIEKENAAIKLDSDELYLRVKFEQAGAKKPTQKGDYKCVCTFYYSLDGKKYEPVGKAFTAQVGKWIGAKVGLFCTRPWKSNDSGWLETDWFRITRK
- a CDS encoding pectin esterase, which produces MKNRMKFFLFFFLACTFISAAQGPKQRLIVAQDGSGDYTSIQEAIYAIRDYTPIPITVFIKNGTYNEKVIIPTWKCDITLTGESADSTIITFGDYAGKEIVYFGDSITKMGTFRTHTMLVAGHRITLENLTIENNAGRVGQAVALHTEGDQIIVRNCRLKGNQDTLFTGDEKSHVYFENCYIDGTTDFIFGPAICWFENCQIHSKQNSYITAASTAAESPFGYVFHNCTLTAENDVNKVYLGRPWRAYAAVVFMECDLGKHIRYEGWENWRNPENEKTARYAEYHNSGEGAGIEKRVDWCRQLSKKEARKYTRENVLGGDWWQNR
- a CDS encoding winged helix-turn-helix domain-containing protein codes for the protein MKREEIGMNAGLVWNALNEKGPMTVKDLKKATKLKDKQIFAALGWLSREDKISTSEVENDLEVSLIR
- a CDS encoding glycoside hydrolase family 88 protein, which encodes MKKTFKIVLFTALAIGCCGSIDAKKKQKFEVDPDLPMSIRMTQSEIIRNPEGWMLDFSKGLKWNYCHGLECQSFLDVHDHYIDNKKYAKIVAPFYTYVKEFADTIINEKGIIYGYKKSNYNLDHVNPGKILFRLYEREQDPRYKIAMDTLRSQLASQPRTSEGGFWHKRVYPFQMWLDGIYMGEPYYAQYTATFDADNEAAYADIVNQFLLVAKRTYDKETGLYRHAWDEIKALPWSDKSGRSAHVWGRALGWYMMAIVDALDYLPQDQPGRDKIITILQGIVKNLAKYQDPQTGAWCQVIDQTGREGNYLEMSCTPMYAYAIAKGVRKGYLDPSTLEMAKKAYQGILDNFIKVDEKGLVSLTRVCGVAGLGGKPYRDGSFEYYINEVIRDNDPKGVAPFIMLCIEMND
- a CDS encoding glycoside hydrolase family 88 protein translates to MKRHTLLSPYAPIIIAAMAMIMGFASSARAENRAIDTDLPMAVRMSRSEMLRHPDYKTIDGNTSLKWNYTHGLLCQAIFAAYDYYHGDTLDCSDLYTYAKGYYEATINSQGTIYNYKERNYSLDHVNPGKNLFRLYEETGDARYLTAMKTLRKQLKNQPRTSDDGFWHKQNYPYQMWLDGLYMGTPYYARYARDFEDDPAASYADVIKQFNLVAQHTLDDHSGLYRHGWDEKRAQIWADKTTGQSQHVWGRALGWYTMALVDVLEILPDDTPDRESLLTILQGIFDRLPAYQDPETGAWYQVVDYPDSTDNYQEISCTAMFAYSIAKGVRLGYLDDTLLPVAERAYQGICEHYLSFDAEGKTLLHQICSVAGLSSDRDGSYDYYVNQTKTIDNDPKGVGPFILLCIEMDRIENEEQPSAVNNTPAQTLSARLLPGRGEAEVHYLLPRQSDVEMTLIDPAGRRHDNIVLKNQPAGAHSQKLATHALPAGLYLLQIKADHEIITIKYTKP
- a CDS encoding pectin esterase, producing MKRIILYLFGVCLIAAFMALSNKQKPVIYMIGDSTMSNKSLVGGNPERGWGHVLPGFFSPEIKIDNHAVNGRSSLSFMSRWGAVYDQLKKGDYVFIQFGHNDQKKKPDRYSDPDTAYKNNLRFYINQTREKGAIPVLFTSIIRRKFGDDGKLVDTHGRYITACKEVAAEMKVVCIDLNNSTETLVNNLGDDASKELFMWVAPGTCPAIPDGRKDDTHLKVKGARIVAGMAVDSIEKKIPKLAPYIRRYDYVVAQDGSGDFFTLQRAIDAAPTFSKRPITIYVRNGVYKEKITVPGNRTNIHIIGEDVDKVVFTYDDYASKKNEFGDNIGTSGSASFYVYGDGFKAENVTFENSAGPVGQAVALFVASDKSVFKNCKMKGFQDTLYTYGEGTRQYYENCYIEGTTDFIFGKGTAWFEECTIHSKQNSYITAAATPEHIAYGYVFHDCRLTADEGVDRVYLGRPWRPYAAVLFTHCDMGSHIRPEGWHNWGKASNEETARYCEYKNKGAGADTEGRVTWSHQLSRKEASRYAIEDVLGGNDGWNPQKEAK